The genomic region AAGGCAACTCGGGCGTCAAAAACATGATCTTCACCGTCACGCTCGCCAGCCCCAGCGCCGCCGCCGCGCAGGTCTCCTACACGACCGCGAACGGGACGGCCGCCGCCGGATCGGACTACACCGCGACTTCGGGGACGCTCATCATACCCGCCGGGCAGACTTCCGCGACGATCGCCGTTCCGATCCTCGGCGACACGGTTCCGGAGCCCGACGAAACGTTCACGGTGAACTTGTCCAACGCCGTTGGCGCGACGCTGATCGGCGGCCAGGGCGTCGGGACGATTGTCAACGACGATTCGGCTCCCGTGAACGCGCCCGTCATTTACAGCTTCACGCCCGCCGGCGGCGCGGCTGGAACCGTCGTCACCATCACCGGCCAGTACCTGACCGGCGCCACCGGCGTCTATCTGCACGACATCCCCGCAGCATCGTATACTGTGGTGAATGATACGACGATCACCTTTGTTGTCCCCGCCATGGCCGCCGGCCCGGCCAAGCTCAAGGTGATCACGCCCGCCGGCAAATGCTGGGCCGTGAATAACTTCGTCGTCAACTGATGAAAGTCGGCTTCCGGCGCTCGCGAATTCTCGTCGAGCGCCGGAACATTCGCTATTCTCATGGGGTCTAATCCATAGAATACGAAGTCTCCGCTTGGAGGATAACGATATGTTTTGCCTAACAACATGCCGCCGATTATTTTTGCTCATTGCCGCCATTGCGGGAATCGTGCAGGCGAGTTATATGTTCTGAAAGCTCGCTCCATATTGAGGGCTATGAAATCGCCCGCAAACGAATTACGGTTCGTTTGCGGGCGATTTGTGTCTCAGGAGTTAAGAGGCGTGTCAATGGCTTTTCGCGCTTGCCTCTCGGTACACCGTCGTGATGTTGTGATACTCGTCCAAATTCTCCGTCTTCAATTGGCTGCACTTTTGAATCCACTGCGCCTGTGTATCCTGAAACGGATCGAGCGGGGTGATCGGTTTGACATTGCTGTACAGGCCCCACTGCGACTGCCCGCCTTTGACCCAGGTGATCTTATATGTCCACGATGACCAGGAGATGGATTGATCCTGCATGGCGTCGACGAACCGCGCCAGCGTTTCGGGAGTGCCATGCGGCTCCATGCAGAATTCGCCGAGGTAGTAGGGGACTTTGCGCTTCTCTCGCTCGGCGCGGATATCGGAGACCATGCCATCGGAGCTTTTGGTCTGATCCTCGGGAGTCTTGGCGCCGAAATTATAGTAGTGAATGCTCATCACGACATTGGTCCATCCCAGAACGCTGGGATCGGGCATGTCCTTGATGCCCTTGTAGCCGTCTTCGACGAAGACCAGGTGATTGGGATCGCCGGCGCGGACGGCCTGGTAGAGGTCGTTCTGCACCACATAAAGCGCCGCCGAGTTCGCCGCGCCCATCGGCTCGTTGACGAGGTCGTAGCCGGCGACGGCGCTGCTCTTGCGGAAGCGCCTCGCCAGCCGAGTCCAGAGATCCTCGGCGGCGTGGACATTTTTGTCGTCCTTGAAGAACTGGTTGACGCCCGCCTGTCCTGTATGCATTTGATCGCTTTGCCCCCCAGGCGCTCCATGGAGATCCAAGATGACATATATTTGACGCTTGCCGGCCCACGCCACGGCGCGGTCCAGCCAGTCGAGGCCGCCGGGTTCATCGACCAGGCTGGCGAGGAAGGGCAGGCGAACGCAGTTGAAGCCGGCGGCATGGATCCGGTCGAAGTCCGATTCATTGAGCCAGGCGTCCCGGAACGCCGTTCGCATCTTAATCTTGGCGTCCGCGCCAAGTCGCTTTTCGACCGTTTTCCAGAGCGTCACATGATCCTGAACCGGCGGCTCCGCCGATCCGACCGGCGGTTTGGTGACGAACGGCTGCATCCATGGCTCCTCGACAAGCCAGCCGCCAAGGTTGACGCCGCGCAGAACGATGGGCCGGCCCTTGGCGTCCACAATCTTGTCGCCTTCGGCGTGAAGCATGGACGGCGGCGCCGCCGCATGGGCGCCGGCGATAGGGAACAAAGTTGCCGTGAGGGCAAGCAGACAGGGTAAAAACGTTTTCATAGAAGTTCCATCACAAGTCGCTATGGCCGGAGAGGATACGGCTGGGCGCAAAGCGTTCTCAAGAAAGCGGAGTTAAGAGACGGGCGGAGCCGTCGATCCGCGTACGATCAGGGTCGGCTTGAGGAGCCACATCGAAGGCGTGGGGGCGTCCGCCGAGAGCCGCCGGAATAGCAGTCGCGCCGCCGTTTCTCCGATTTCGACCAGCGGCTGATGTACCGAAGTCAGCGGCGGGACACCGATCGCGCCGTCGGGAGTGTCGTCAACGCCGACGACCGACAGCCGGATCGGCACGGAGATCCCCAGATCCCGCGCGGCCTGCATCGCGCCCAGCGCATTCTGATCGTTGGCCGCAAAGATCGCGGTCGGCGGATTGGGAAGCGTCAGCAATCGCCGCGTCTGCGCGTAGGCCAGATCGATATCGTAAGCGCCCGGTCCCGCTGCGTACTCCGGCGGCAGATGGAAGCCGAGCGAGTTCATAAAGGCGTGATAAGTTTCCGTACGCATGCAGCCGCTGAGCATATTCATCGGTCCGGTCAGATGCGCGATCCGCGTGTGTCCAAGGTCGCGCAGATGGTGCAGCGCCAGCCGCGCGCCGTGCGCGTTGTCCGAGTCCACGGAGGAGATATCGTAGGGATCGCCGGGATAGGAGACGGCGACGATGGGGATGTCGCAGCGCGCCAGCGCCGGAATAATATCAGAATCCATGGGCGGCGCCACGACAATAATGCCGTCGGTGCGCTGATCCCGGTATGAAGCCGCCGAAAGGTCAGCCGTCTTCCAGGGATCCGTATAAAACGTGACGTTGTAACCGGCTTCGGACGACGCCGAGATCACGCCTTGGAGGATAAACGACGTGTACGGGTGACTGACCACCACCATCGAGCTGGCGGTGCCAAACAAGATCCCAATCGTGTTCATACGCTTATGCGACAGACCGCGCGCCACCGCGCTGGGGTGGTAATTCAATTCCTGCATGGCGCGCAGCACCCGCTCCCGGGTTTCGGGCAGCAGCACGCGCTTTCCATTCAGAACATAAGACACGGTTGCGGTAGAGACGCCGCACGCTTTGGCGACATCTTTAATAGTAGTCATAAACTGTTCACGCACCTCGGTTACGCGGTTAAACGTTAACCCAATTGTAACATAGTGAATTTTGCTTGTCAAGGGCAGGTATTTCGTTCCCGCGCTGACGAAATCTGAGGACACATAAGACATCTGCGCTTTGACGTACGATGCGAACGCGAATATCTCCGACTGGAATTGACGGTGTACGGCGATAATACAAATAAAACCTAGTGAGGTCTGCGAATATGTGTGGTAAAAAGATGGGAAGCCGTCTCCAGGCCGGGATTAGCCCCCATACAATCAAATTGTCATCTCGATGGAGTGTAAGATATTGGAAGTCTTCATGGGCAAGGCCCGCAATAATTTCTAAAAAACTGTTATTGACAAATTGGAAAGTGTTTGATATACTCAGTATGGTTTAACCGCTTAAACACTAGAACGCAATTGAATGTATTCGCAGACGCATTTGAAACGAGCCATTATCTTAAAGGAGTTCCATTGATGAAACATCGACACGGTTTTACGCTGATCGAGCTGCTAGTCGTCATCGCTATCATTGCGATTCTCGCCGCCATCCTGTTCCCCGTCTTCGCTCAGGCCCGTGAGAAGGCCCGATCGATCTCGTGCATGTCCAACTTGAAGCAGATTGGTCTGGGGATCCTGCAATATACCCAGGATGCTGATGAGATGTACCCACAGGCCACCGACGAATCCGGCAAGCAGTGGTACGATATGGTGGACCCCTATATCAAGAGCGGACAAAAGTCCGGCGGATTCTCATATGGGCGCGGCGGTGTTTGGGACTGCCCTTCCTTCCCGAGCGACTATGGTCAGGCCCAGCACTACGGCGCGAGCCTC from Capsulimonas corticalis harbors:
- a CDS encoding glycoside hydrolase family 5 protein, translated to MKTFLPCLLALTATLFPIAGAHAAAPPSMLHAEGDKIVDAKGRPIVLRGVNLGGWLVEEPWMQPFVTKPPVGSAEPPVQDHVTLWKTVEKRLGADAKIKMRTAFRDAWLNESDFDRIHAAGFNCVRLPFLASLVDEPGGLDWLDRAVAWAGKRQIYVILDLHGAPGGQSDQMHTGQAGVNQFFKDDKNVHAAEDLWTRLARRFRKSSAVAGYDLVNEPMGAANSAALYVVQNDLYQAVRAGDPNHLVFVEDGYKGIKDMPDPSVLGWTNVVMSIHYYNFGAKTPEDQTKSSDGMVSDIRAEREKRKVPYYLGEFCMEPHGTPETLARFVDAMQDQSISWSSWTYKITWVKGGQSQWGLYSNVKPITPLDPFQDTQAQWIQKCSQLKTENLDEYHNITTVYREASAKSH
- a CDS encoding LacI family DNA-binding transcriptional regulator, with the protein product MSYVSSDFVSAGTKYLPLTSKIHYVTIGLTFNRVTEVREQFMTTIKDVAKACGVSTATVSYVLNGKRVLLPETRERVLRAMQELNYHPSAVARGLSHKRMNTIGILFGTASSMVVVSHPYTSFILQGVISASSEAGYNVTFYTDPWKTADLSAASYRDQRTDGIIVVAPPMDSDIIPALARCDIPIVAVSYPGDPYDISSVDSDNAHGARLALHHLRDLGHTRIAHLTGPMNMLSGCMRTETYHAFMNSLGFHLPPEYAAGPGAYDIDLAYAQTRRLLTLPNPPTAIFAANDQNALGAMQAARDLGISVPIRLSVVGVDDTPDGAIGVPPLTSVHQPLVEIGETAARLLFRRLSADAPTPSMWLLKPTLIVRGSTAPPVS